Proteins found in one Terribacillus sp. DMT04 genomic segment:
- the nikC gene encoding nickel transporter permease, whose protein sequence is MSVLALSQNRIKKAKVWLISIILLIVLAAVAYTFLYLKHDANMTDVGNRLASPTWAHPLGTDHLGRDVLTRLLLGFRLTVGYSLIALAAAVVIGVPFGLMAGLRGGWVDRLFMRIADGFLAFPDTVIAIVLSGLLGPGIGNLLFAIVLVKWVNYARMVRSTVLTEVQKDYVTIARINGLSTFTIMRKHLLPHIIGNVLVLASLDFGKIILLISSLSYIGLGAQPPTPEWGAMLNESRPYFQANPEMMVYPGLAIVAVVLVANVLGDYLRDKFDVKKEVQP, encoded by the coding sequence ATGAGTGTATTGGCTCTTTCCCAAAATAGAATAAAAAAAGCCAAAGTGTGGCTGATTAGTATCATCCTGCTCATCGTACTAGCAGCTGTTGCGTATACATTTCTTTATTTGAAGCATGATGCCAACATGACAGACGTAGGGAATCGGTTAGCATCGCCAACATGGGCACATCCGCTCGGAACAGACCATCTAGGTCGGGATGTGCTGACGAGGCTGCTGCTCGGTTTCCGTTTAACAGTTGGCTATAGTTTGATTGCATTAGCGGCGGCAGTCGTTATCGGTGTTCCATTTGGTTTAATGGCAGGACTGCGCGGCGGCTGGGTTGATCGGTTATTTATGCGAATTGCCGATGGATTCCTCGCTTTCCCAGATACAGTCATTGCCATTGTCTTAAGCGGACTGCTAGGACCGGGTATTGGCAATCTATTATTTGCTATTGTACTTGTTAAATGGGTGAACTATGCCCGAATGGTGCGCAGTACGGTGCTGACAGAGGTGCAGAAAGATTATGTCACGATTGCCAGAATCAATGGCTTGTCTACATTCACGATTATGCGCAAGCATCTGTTGCCGCATATAATTGGGAATGTATTAGTGCTTGCGAGCTTGGATTTCGGAAAGATCATCTTGCTTATTTCTTCACTTTCTTACATCGGCCTTGGCGCTCAGCCGCCAACACCGGAATGGGGAGCGATGCTGAATGAATCCAGACCATATTTCCAAGCGAATCCAGAAATGATGGTCTATCCTGGTCTGGCAATTGTTGCGGTCGTTTTAGTGGCGAACGTACTGGGCGACTATCTGCGAGATAAATTTGATGTGAAAAAGGAGGTGCAGCCATGA
- the nikB gene encoding nickel ABC transporter permease yields MFRIIGKRLVEVVLFVLFVTFCSFLFLRLAPGDPALTILNVDELNVSQEQVEVLREDMGFNDPLIVQYGKWLLDFIRLDFGNSYITNQPVSEMLMTGLPATLELTIGSLIVMLIVAIPLGSLSALYKGSWIDHVSRYFSIIGAAVPSFWLGLIFIDMFAVRLNWFPTMGRDSLLSLVLPAVTLGLAIAGVYVRLLRSSLLDSLGQEFVRAARARGIAEKRIFFSHAFRYSLPPVITVFGVSLGSLIGGVVVVEVLFAYPGVGKLVVDSIRQRDYPLIQGYIVLMAAIVFVVNTLVDLSYRYVNPELRLKKGS; encoded by the coding sequence ATGTTTCGTATTATTGGGAAACGATTGGTAGAGGTTGTACTGTTCGTTTTGTTCGTCACCTTCTGCAGTTTCCTTTTCCTGCGTCTTGCGCCTGGCGATCCGGCGCTCACCATTCTGAATGTGGATGAACTAAATGTCAGCCAGGAACAAGTGGAGGTACTGCGTGAGGATATGGGTTTTAATGACCCGTTAATCGTACAGTACGGAAAATGGCTGCTGGATTTCATCCGTCTTGATTTTGGTAATTCGTATATTACGAATCAGCCAGTATCGGAAATGCTGATGACAGGTCTTCCAGCTACATTGGAGCTGACAATCGGTTCGTTGATTGTCATGCTTATCGTTGCTATACCATTGGGTTCTTTATCGGCGCTTTATAAAGGAAGCTGGATTGATCATGTCAGCCGCTATTTCTCTATTATTGGCGCAGCTGTTCCAAGTTTCTGGCTCGGACTTATATTCATTGATATGTTTGCTGTGAGGCTCAACTGGTTCCCAACGATGGGACGTGACAGTTTGCTGTCACTTGTCTTGCCCGCAGTGACATTAGGGCTCGCGATTGCAGGTGTGTATGTGCGGCTGCTTCGTTCCAGTCTTTTAGATTCACTTGGACAAGAGTTTGTGCGGGCGGCAAGAGCACGCGGAATTGCCGAAAAGCGTATTTTCTTTTCGCATGCTTTTCGCTACAGCCTGCCGCCGGTCATTACCGTGTTTGGCGTCAGTCTCGGCAGCTTGATAGGCGGTGTCGTTGTCGTAGAGGTGCTATTTGCTTATCCGGGTGTAGGGAAACTCGTTGTCGACTCTATCCGTCAACGTGATTATCCGCTTATCCAAGGTTATATTGTCTTGATGGCAGCGATTGTATTTGTTGTGAATACATTAGTAGATCTATCGTATCGATACGTAAATCCAGAACTTCGATTAAAGAAAGGAAGCTAA
- the nikA gene encoding nickel ABC transporter substrate-binding protein: MRKLWKQVIGLIGLVLLLAACTDNAGSEKDGKHLTFVYNFATNSLDPNVDSSYVPLRAGLTETLVQLNEETLTIEPWLAESWEGRNEGREWTITLREGVNFQNGEPMNAEAVKASLERSLKDNVAIQNALKIDSIEATDDMTLQVTNTQAFPEFISELVNPNVSIIDVEAGDFVNNPIGTGPFKLESFTPGSKLELVRNEDYWDEKAKLDSVTFSFNEDANARSLALESGDADVVFRPEVESIESLEAKDGIKVESTETFRVHQMTMNMQREALQDVNVRKAVDALIDRDKIADSVLLGYAQPAKGPFPESLPFAPSYSEHETGSDLAKEYLEKAGYSLEDGKMQKDGEPLTLTMLTYSARADLPLIAQIFQSDAKKIGIDVELRQIEIPEEYMAANRDWDLATYSNLTAPRGDAGYYLNATYHPDGALNFSGADEPELTKIIDELNVTVDADKRAELAEAAANYVDEHQINSFVIYPDTLVAYDETKVKNWVTTRSEYYMITNKLDVK; encoded by the coding sequence ATGAGGAAACTTTGGAAACAAGTAATCGGTTTAATTGGACTAGTCCTGCTGCTGGCAGCATGTACAGATAACGCTGGTTCAGAGAAAGATGGCAAGCATTTAACTTTTGTTTATAACTTTGCAACAAACTCCTTGGATCCAAACGTGGACTCCAGCTATGTACCTCTGCGAGCGGGTTTGACAGAAACCCTAGTACAGCTGAATGAAGAAACACTTACGATTGAGCCTTGGCTGGCTGAAAGCTGGGAAGGAAGAAATGAAGGCAGAGAGTGGACGATTACACTTCGAGAAGGTGTTAACTTCCAAAATGGCGAGCCGATGAATGCGGAAGCTGTTAAAGCATCATTGGAACGTTCGTTGAAAGACAATGTAGCGATTCAGAATGCATTAAAAATTGACTCCATTGAAGCAACAGATGATATGACATTACAAGTAACGAATACACAGGCATTTCCAGAATTTATTTCTGAGTTGGTAAACCCGAATGTTTCTATTATTGATGTAGAGGCAGGAGACTTTGTAAATAATCCAATTGGGACGGGCCCTTTCAAACTGGAATCATTCACGCCGGGAAGTAAGCTTGAACTAGTTCGGAATGAAGATTATTGGGATGAAAAAGCAAAACTTGATTCGGTAACGTTCTCCTTTAATGAAGATGCAAACGCACGGTCATTAGCATTAGAATCTGGTGATGCGGATGTAGTATTTCGTCCGGAAGTAGAAAGTATTGAAAGCCTGGAAGCAAAGGATGGCATTAAAGTAGAATCAACAGAAACATTCCGTGTGCACCAGATGACGATGAATATGCAGCGTGAGGCTTTGCAGGATGTGAATGTTCGTAAAGCAGTAGATGCATTAATCGATCGTGATAAGATTGCTGATTCAGTCTTACTAGGATATGCACAGCCGGCAAAAGGGCCGTTTCCGGAATCATTGCCGTTTGCACCTAGCTACAGTGAGCATGAAACAGGATCTGATCTAGCGAAAGAGTATCTAGAGAAGGCGGGCTATTCCTTAGAGGACGGTAAGATGCAGAAAGATGGCGAACCACTTACGTTGACCATGCTGACTTACTCTGCGAGAGCGGATCTTCCGTTGATTGCACAGATCTTCCAATCAGATGCGAAGAAAATTGGTATTGATGTAGAGCTTCGTCAAATTGAGATTCCTGAAGAGTACATGGCAGCAAATCGCGATTGGGATTTGGCCACATATAGCAACTTAACAGCTCCGCGCGGTGACGCTGGTTATTACTTGAATGCAACGTATCATCCAGATGGCGCTTTGAACTTCAGCGGAGCAGATGAACCGGAATTAACGAAGATTATTGATGAATTGAATGTAACAGTTGATGCGGACAAGCGTGCCGAACTAGCAGAAGCTGCAGCAAATTATGTGGATGAACATCAGATTAATTCCTTTGTTATTTATCCAGATACGCTGGTAGCTTACGATGAAACAAAAGTGAAAAACTGGGTTACGACGCGAAGTGAGTATTATATGATCACAAATAAATTGGATGTGAAGTAA